TGCTAGAGGTGGATACCTCATCGGATAGCGAACCATTGGTGGGGATGTGCTACCACTGCTTCATGGCACTGGGAAGTCGTGCCGTCGTTGGATGTGCACCGGCTTCAAGTGTAGCCAATTACGCGGTTCAAGCTCCAACCCTGGTGAGGTAAGCTCCAACCACGACCTGCTTATTTAGGGTTTCAATCCCCATTCATGATCAGTGCTTGGCATGATATGCTTCTCTCTATATGCCTATGTTTGTGTTTATTTGTGCTAGATGATTTGGTTTGTCAGCCAACTCTGTTGTATCATGATTATGGATACAAGCATATGTGTAACTCTGTTGCAATTTTTCTAATATGCTTGTGCTAAATTGACTATGAACATGCATGTCACTGCCTAGGTGCTGGTGGATATGAGACTGCTATGCTTGTGCACTCTGTTGTGTGTTTGTTCTGTTGCTTGTGATCTAGCTTATATATATTGTGCTATAAAAATTACTTGGGATCTGATCCATGCATTGAATGAAATCCTTATATAAAGCTGTGATATATCATGCATACTTGTTAGCAAGAAGCTTAGCAACAATAGCCGTAATGGTTCTTTCGGACTTGTTAGCAAGAAATCCTTATGCACTAAATGCTACTATCAGACTTTCAGGCTTTCAGACTTTTAGGCGCGTCTGTAGTAGTTTTTAGACTTTCAGACTTGTtggcaacaacaacaatcaatttcagttttagttttagttttagttttagaCTTTCacttttagttttagtttcagcGCATGGCTACCTATTTGATAATTGTTTCTGTGCATATATGTAGGCTCCATCTTTTGTGGCCCCTCTAGCTACCGTGCATGAGGCCCTAGAGTCAGTGGTTATGAAACCACTATAGGAAAAGCTTACCGCTATTCTCTAGACGCTTGATGACGTCAAGGAGTTGCAGAACAAGCATGGTGTGGaaatggaagaattgaagaagatgCTGGttgagaaggaggagaagggacCTACTAAGGAGATGGTGGACGCCATGGGTGGCCAGCTGGCGGCTGTGTCTCAGAAATTGGAGGGCCTAATCAAGGAGGTGGACGATGTCCTGGCTAAGAAGCCCAACCTGTGATCATGGCTGACAAGTGCTAAACATGACTAGTAGTGATGACCTTAAGTTATTAAGTATATGTATTGTGTATGGACACCTTATGTTAGCTATATATGTACTGTGATGAAACTCTGTGACTTTTGGTGATGATGTAGGGCATAACAAAACTCTGTGATGTAGTAGTAACTCTATGATGTTGCCCATAGCAGTTACTGGATGCTGCTGGTGATATGTATGGATAGCTACATGCTtacatctatatatatatatatgggttcAAGTGGTCTGAATGTTGCACATATGTGATATGTATGGACACCTACTAGATGTTGCTCATATGTGTTCAGGTGATCTGAATAGATCACAAAGTGCTTGTTCATTTTAAAAACATATATGATCACCAACTGCTTGTTCAATTATTTGAAAACCACATACATTTTTTGCAGCAAAGGCAGTTACAAGGTACAAGGCAGTTACAAGGTACCATACACATCTCCCTTCTTTGGAATTTATGTTCCAACAAAGGCAGTTACAAGGTACCATACACATTACAAGGTTTTCCTAGGAATTTAAGAGGTCCACATCTCCCTTCTTTGGAGTCGGCAACTTCTTGACAGTCGTGTCTTCACTGGAGACTATCATGGATCAATTGCTCCTTCTCCAATTTGACTAAAAATTGTAAAGTCTTAGGCAAGATGAACAAGCTAAGCAAAATGTGAAGTCTTGACAGCAGTAGCTTTAGGGGTTGTGGGCACCTGAAATGAGATGAACATGGAGTCACTCTGCATAGCCATAGTACAACATGGAGTATCCATCAGGTTCTCTGAAATATATTTGAAGCATCACATTGTAAGAGCGATGACAAATATATAATGTTAAATAAAAAATGAGATTGCACATTGTTCAAAACCTCACATGAGCATCATTTTTTCCGTACTTGCCGTTTTCGGCGTCTTTTGGCCACGGGGGCATCCTCTTTATGGCCATCTCTTAGGTATGGAGTTAGCTCACTTGCCAAAATCACAGGGAGGATGGAAGTATCCAAAGGAGGCACTTCATTGGATTCATTGAACTCTTCCTCGTCCATTGGATTTTCAAGTCCGACAACCTGCTTTTTCCCAGGGAGAACCACTTGTCGTTTCTTGTTTCTAGTGTCGCGCACAGAGAAGACTTGGGAAACCTGACTTGCGACTACAAATGGCTTGTCCCTATACCCAACTTGTTGGAGGTCAACGGTAGTGAAGCCATACCTGTCTTTCATGACACCCTGACTTCCCTGAACCCATCGACACCGAAAAACGAGAACCTTGAAGCCTGGATACaaaagttcccatatctcttcaatttGACCATAGTACGTTGTCTTCTGCATCTTGCTATCAAATGCATCTACATGATCAACACTGTTATGGTAAACACTCTTCTTGTCTTGATCAATTGTGTAAAAGGTGTAGCCATTTATGTCATAGCCTTGATAGGTTGTGACTGTGAAGAAAGGGCCCTTTTCCAGCTTTCGAAGACTTTCATCTGTGCATGAGGTTTAACTGGCAAGTCGATATCTGAACCAGATGTTGAACCCACTCACATGTGCCCTCGCTAACTAAGCTTCACCCTAGTGCGGGTTTTGTTGCCTCAACATCTCCATATGCTCTTTGATGTAAGGTTCCACCTCTACTGTGTGCTGCAACACTAGAAAGTGGGCTCATTTGTAGGTAGTTCTCTCTGGAGTAATTTGCTTCTCCCCAACACACCCTATGCCCGATAGCCTTCCCTCATGGTGAGACTTGGAGATGCCTAATGGATTAGTGGGGTCCATGTAATCGAGGCACCAGTCGACCACCTCCTCAGTAGAATAGCACTGCGCCATGCTTCCCTCAGGATGGACCCGACTCTTGGCATACCTATTCAGAGTACTCATAAATCTCTCATATGGATACATGTGGTGGAGGAACTTCAGTCCAAGATACTTGATCTCCTTAACCAAATGTACAATGAGATGGACGGATATGTCAAAGAAAGTGGGTGGGAAGTAAGCCTCAAGGAGACACATCATCTCACACATGTTCTTTTAAAGATCTTCCAGTGATTGTTCATCAATGACTTTCTAAGAGATTGAATTAAAGAAGTAGAGGCTCATGATTGCCTTTTGGTTTTTTCTAGCAATATGTTCCGGATATCAATTGCAAGCATCATTGTGAGCATGACATCGCAATCACGAGCCTTCATGGGAAGCATCTTGTTTTCTCTTGTAGGCACAAGCTTTTGGATGTTGGCTGCGTATCCAGAGGGAAGTTTGACACTATGAAAGAAGTCGCACAATTCCTACTTCTCTTCTCGGGTTAGGTTTATGGCAGATAGAGGTGGCTAGGCACTGGTACCATCAGGACGGAGCTCGGGCCTTATGTCCAATTCCTCTAGGTTAGCTCTTGCTTTTGCATGGTCCTTGGTTTTCCATTTGTCATTCATGAGTGTCCCAAGCAAACTCCCACAAACATTCTTTTTCTCGTGCATGAGATCGATGCTGTGGCGGACTGCTATGTCTTTCCAGTAAGGCAGTTCCCATAGGATTAACATTTTCTTCCACCTCTTCTTAACGACACTCTTTGCTTTTGCACTGCGCTTTTGCTTTCCAAGGACAGTGCTCTCCGGGTCAACTTTAGGCGTGGTATCCTCTACCACCTGGTCATATACCTATTGCCCGCTAAAATGCCTTGGTGCAGATCCTGTCTCCCTCGTGCCATCAAACTGACATTTCATCTCCTAGTATGGATGAGACTTAGGAAGGAAATGTCGATGCCTTACATAGACCCTCTTCTTTAAGTTATTCAGCCAAACAGTCTCTGTGTCATCTAAGCACTGAAAGCAGTCCTTTTCTCCTTTGCTCTGCCTAGACATGCTATGATGTCCTGGAATATCGGTGATAgtggtgaagagcatggcatgtaGGTTGAAATGTTCTTTCCTAAACCCATCGTACACCCTGATACCCTCCTCTTTCCAGAGTTCGTTGAAATCATCAATAAGCGGCCTCAGATACATGTCGATGTTAACACCTAGTTGACACAGACCAGATATCAGAACTGACATCATCATGTACCTCCTCTTGTTACATAGCCATGGGGGAAGGTTGTAGATAGTTAATAGCACAGGCCAGACACTATGTGAGCTACTCATGTTACCAAATGGGTTCATGCCATCCGTGCTGAGTGCAAACCAAAGATTCCTTGGCTCATCAGCAAAAGTTTGATTCTTGAAATCAATGACCCACCACTGAATACCATCTGCTGGGTGCCATATATAATCATCAACCGTCCGCCCATCCGAGTGCCATCTCAATAGTCGTGCATCCTTGGAGGCTGCAAACAAACATTTCAAGCGAGGAATTATAGGGAAGTACCAAGCAACCTTCCTAGGAACTCTATGGCGCGTCTCCTCACCGTCATCACCCTTGTCAGTTCTTCGCTTGTAACGAGAGGTCCCACACTTGGGGCATTCAGCGAGGGCTACATTGTCACCATAGAACAGGATGTAGTCATTTTTGCAAGCATGGATTTTCTTGAACTTCAATCTCATTGGACAAACAATCTTTTTGGCCTCATATGTAGTCCTGGGTATCTGATTCCCCTCAAGAAACATATCTTCGAGCACTTCTAGCAATTCTCTGAAGCCCTTGTCAGTCCAGTGATGTGCCGCCTTCAGTTGGAGGAGCTTTAGTGAAGTAGACAACTTCATATACCTCTCATTGCAACTCGTATAGAGTGGTGTCTTCATATCTTCCAATAGCTGTTTTAGCTTCTTGAACTCCACACCAGTGTACTCATCAAAGCCAAAGGCATCACACACCATCTCCTCTAGATTCTCAACCATAGGGACAGGGCTGGCAACAATCTCTGCTACATCATCATCACATAGTTCCTCATTGCCAAAGGGTGCTTCCTCACCACCAGCACAAGTTTTATGAAGTCCTTCCTCACCATCTTGCTCATTGACACCTTCTTCTCCATGTTTGTTCCAACATCTGTAGTCATCCATGAAGCCTCAAAGAATTAGGTGGGCATGGACCAAGAACGAATTCAAGTATTGCTTCTCATGCTTACAGTCAACATATGGGCATAACATAGATGACTTATATCCATTCCTCATGTCTACCTCGGCAACAGCTAGGAAATATTTTAGTCCTTCCAAGTACTCATCACAAGTATGGTTCTTAATATACATCCAATGGCCTCGATCCTCCATAGTCTACAAAATAAGATTGAAAATGGAATAATATAAGCAAATTCATCAATGCTTTagtaataaattatagaatcacatttttagtaGACTTAGTTCATAATGCAAGTTCACACAAGCAAATTCATCACAGTTCCACACAAGCTCATAAAAGTTCTTACTGAGCTCACCACTATTGATAGAGAAGCACACGCCAGAGAATAGGAGGCCGAAGAGAAAAGCATGCCAGGGACCAGGGAGGAGAGCTGAGCACGCTAGCGATCCCCTGTAGCTCAAGATGACGAAGTGCGGTCGGAGCACGCCTGATCGAGCACACTGCAGAGATGAATGAGTTAGAGTCAGACTCAAGCTCGACTGAAGCCATGGTGGTGCGACGAACACAGATTGGCGGCGTGGCAGTGCTCAAGTCGATACAACATGGTAGAAGTTAGTCTAAAGGCTTAGGAAGCATCAATAGCTCACTGCGATGTCGATGCGCTGCTTGGTTGAACCGGAGATGAGACGGAGCTAGATGGCCGGCGGTGATGGCGCGTGCGGCAGCACGAACTGGTGGTGATGTCGCCGTTTCAGTGCGACCTGCATGGTAGAGGTAAACAAATGGAGTCGATGAGCATCACGGAGTTGCATGGGAGCTAAAACAATAAACGAGATGATGAGAGGAGCTCTGAAATGAGCTGGCCATGACGAGGTGCCCATGGCGGCTATGGTGGCATGGTCGTGGCGGCAACCAGCGCCGAAGGCAATTGCGGTGGTGAGAGGTGGCTACAGCGGTTCGAGGAGGACCGCAAGAACTAGATGGAGCTAGAAGCGTGGGCAATTGGTCGAAGATGGAACAATGGCGATGAATTTCATCGTCGAGCGGCGCGGCAGTGCTCCGGCAGAGAAGAGCACCGGCGGCTCGAGCTTAAGACTTGCTCACCTACGCAGAGAGCATGACCGGGCCACCAGCGTTCTGGAGGAGACCAAAGCATGCCTAGCCACCTACATGGCATGGCCCTACGGCCGCCCACCACTGCCTGCTACAGTAGCGAGCCCCTCCGGCCTGCCACCTACCACAGCAACACGCCCCATCGGCTATCGCGCACCCCTCCTTCCATCACTAGCCTGTGCACCGTGCATCCAATCACCGCCCGCCGCCCGCTGCCCGCCTGTGCGCACAGTGCTCAAGTCCGCCCACCGACCACCTACGAGCGcgctgctgaaaggtcctagtggctagaggggggtgaatagcctattgaaaatttctacaacaacacttagcaaatatgttagacaattaaatggtgaagcaaatgttgcgctagcctactaaaagagcaagccacctaccacaattctagtgactatgatcactaagcagacaatttgctaagtcactacactaagttagtgagatctcaaaggctaactaaagagcctcactaaccactagacccgacacaagctagctctcaaaactaattacactaaagagcttagccacactaagaatgtaatacaagagaaGGGAAgtgatagttataccgccgtgtcgaggatagagccaatcacaatatgatggagccaatcaatcacaatcaatcaagaaatcctcggacaatgatgacacaagattttttaccgaggttcacttgcttgccggcaagctagtccttattgtggcgattcactcacttggaggttcacgtgctaattggcatcacacgccaaaccctcaatagggtgatgcacaaccaacacaagatgaggatcacacaagccacgagcaattcactagagtaccttttggctctccaccgggaaaaggttaagaactcctcacaatcaccatgattggagccggagacaatcaccacctccactcaacgatgcttgctgcaccaagccgtctaggtggtggcaactaccaagagtaacaagcgaatcccgtagcgaaacacgaacaccaagtgcctctagatgcaatcactcaagcaatgcacttggattctctcctaatctcacaaagatgatgaatcaatgatggagatgagtggaaggactttggctaggctcacaagattgctatgtcagtgcaaatggccaagagagtgagcttgagctggccaaggggcttaaatagagaggccccatgaaatagagccattgggctcctcactgcacattcctcgggatgaccggacacgccgtTCAGATGTGATCGAACATACGCCTTAATGTTCGATCAACCAATGCTGTCCATGTGTCACTCCTGTTCAACCTCGTGCATACGATTCCAATGGTCGAAATCTCCCGCGCGATCACTTAAGTTGCGATCGGACGCACCAATGGCCGACCTAACTCTCCTACACCGCGTTAGGTCAACAGAACTGTACGCGCCACCAACAGATGACTAGACATGCCTATCAACTCGGCCTCCCAGCGTTAGGTCACttctagagagctcctcgagcggCAAAACAGCAACTAGACGCATCAGGTGCGCCATGAACGGACGCACCCTAGCGTCAGGTCCTTGTTCTCCTCTCTACTTGCCGCCACGTCTTCAAGACCAGACTCAGCCACCACACGTtaggtcacaaagtgacccagcatcAGGTCAGACGACAGACAGAGCCTGAGCATGCCTCCTTGTTTTATAAATGACCGGACTGACCAATCCTGCGTCTGGTCACATCGTGAGCAGCGTCTAGTCATTGTTTTCTAGTGACGATCActtccttcacttcaccaacttctccacccttgctcaaatgtgccaaccaccaagtgtatcaccttgtgcacgtgtgttagcatattttcacaaacattttcaagggtgttagcactccactagatcctaaatggatatgcaatgagttagagcatctagtggcacttttgataaccgcattttcaCAAACTATGGAGATGCTGACCTGCATAAAGGATTGGGAGTTAGGAGAAAGAATGTTATAACATGTTGTTTACAACCAAGAGTTGGAAGACTCCTTCAAGAATttgtatcttgatgaagatgaatcTAGGGCTATTGCTGGTACAACTAGGGCTGGTGCTACATCTAGGGCTGCTAGTACATCTAGGGTTGGTGGTACATCTGGGGCTGGTGCTGGTTAGTGTGAGATTTGAGAGTTGAGACTTGAGAGAGGAGAGTGTTATCTGTGGAGTGGGGATTGGGGCTGGTGCTGGTACTTAGTGAGTTAGTGTGAGACTTGAGAGTTGAGACTTGAGAGAGGAGAGTGTTATCTGTATCTGTCATCTGTGAGACCTTTGAACAATGGTTTAGTTTAAGAGCTGTGCTACACTCTTTTtccctttctagggtttctcacaagggtgagttttacctagaaaggtttttaatgaggtagcATTGCACAAACAACTCATTTATCTTATCTCCTTTGGTGCCTTTTGTTTTATCGGATTTGGTCAtttggagtttgctaagttcttgACTTAGAAGTTAGAATCTGTGATCAATTTGTGGCTGAGTAACTGAGTTTGGTCATTTGGTCATTTACTAAGTTAGAAGTTTGAATCTATGAACAATTGTGATTGTGAATGAGTCATTTGGTCATTTACTTAGAAGTTTGAATCTGTGAACAATTGTGATTGTGACTTGTGAATtcagattttgaaatttgaatgaaTGAATCTATGCTAAGTGTTGGATGAGAAGAATTTTGAGGTGCCTTAAGGTCATCGGGCTTTGGGCCGGCAGGGCCCGCAGATCTAGCCATGCTTCGTGGGCCAGCACGGCACGAATTATGGCCCATAGTGCCGTGCTTGGGCCAAAGGCTAGGCACAAGGCTCGAAGAGGCATGACCCGGGTGGCACGACGTGCCATGCTGGCCCGACCCCCTACGGGCCATGCCCGTGCCGTGCCAAGCCAGGCTGGCCCATTGGCCATCTATATAAGTGGggggcatcaacacatatttaagaattccaatatgttcaactcattccttagattgtaaaaccttttctcatctaatggcttggtgaatatgtcagcaagttgatctttggtgcctacactctcaatacaaatgtcccctttttgttcgtgatctctaatgaaatggtggcaaacatcaatgtgctttgttcttgcatgttgaactggattgttggtgagcttgattgcactctcattgtcacatagcaatgacactttcttgaacttgattccaaagtcattgaaggtggccttcatccaaagaatttgtgcacaacaactaccgatggatatgtattcggcttcggcggttgataatgcaacactgttttacttctttgatgaccatgaaacaagtgatcttcccaacaattgacatgtgcccaaggtgctcttcctttcaacctttcatcccgtataatccgagtcggagtaactgttgatggtagttaacaaccattataaaccgtcaattaaacatgtataagggcataaatgtaatcaccaatgaaggtttaggggtttaaactaatgaattccatgagctttggtgatttcatggctgcaggaggatttatccaaaaAACAACTCccgggaccactgtcatacactccaaacaagcaaaccgacaacaagtgattctaccCACGACACCTAAGAAAGTCCACTCAAGATggagcatctcaagaacttatgagagaagtccttgtcctccactttctcaaaaagtgcttttagatcattaacaagcacctccatctgatggaacatgtccggcacactctcatcttccttcatcttgaagctagcaaacttctcattaagaatgtatgcctttgcaccctttattgccttggtgccctcaaatgattctttgaacttcttctaagcctcatgagctatctcaatgttcttgatttgctcaaatgttctctcatcaatagcatcatgaatagcgctaagagcaatatcattgttttggagtagcacttcttcggtctcggtgggattctccggatcggctatctcaattttggtctccaccactttccacacctttctattgattgacttgatgtgtgtggtcatcttagacttccaatatggataatttgtgccatcaaattggggtggcttcttggtgttgttgatttgagccattttgacaccaaaggttgttaagcctcaaatcacggtgaccacggctctgataccacttgaaaggtcctaatggctagaggggggtgcatagcatattgaaaatttctacaacaatacttagcaaatatgttagacaattaaacggcgaagcgagtgttgtgctagtctactaaaagagcaagccacctaccataattctagggactatgatcactaagcacacaatttgctaagtcactacactaagttagtgagctctcaaaggctaactaaagagcctcactaaccactagacccgacacaagctagctctcaaaactaattacactaaacagcttagctacactaagaatgtAAAACAAGAGAAGGGATgtgatagttataccgccgtgtcgaggatagagccaatcacaatatgatggagccaatcaatcacaatcaatcaagaaatcctcggacaatgatgacacaagattttttaccaaggttcacttgcttgccggcaagctagtcctcgttgtgatgattcactcacttggaggttcacgtgctaattggcatcacatgccaaaccctcaatagggtgatgcacaaccaacacaagatgaggatcacacaagccacgagcaattcactagagtaccttttggctttccaccagaaaaaggtcaagaactcctcacaatcaccatgattggagccaaagacaatcaccacctctgctcaatgatcctcgctgcaccaagccgtctaggtggtggcaaccaccaaaagtaacaagcgaatcccgcagcgaaacacgaacaccaagtgcctctagatgcaatcactcaggcaatgcacttggattctctcccaatctcacaaagatgatgaatcaatgatcaatatgagtgggaggactttggattggctcataaggttgctatgtcaatgcaaatagccaagagggtgagcttgagccagccaaggggcttaaatagagagcccccaccaaatagagccgttgggctcctcactacacTTTCCTTGGGATGATCGGACGCACCGATCAGATGTGATCGGACGCacgcctcagcgtctggtcaaccgaTGCTGTCCATGTGTCACTCCCGTTCAACCTCGCGCGTACGATTCCAACGGTTGAAATCTCCCGCTTGATCACTTAAGTTGCGATCGGACGCGCCAATGGCCAACCTGACTCTCCCGTACCACGTCAGGTCAATAAAACCGTGCGCGCCACCAACAGATGACTAGACACGCCGATCAACTTGGCCTCCTAGTGTCAGGTCActtccagagagctccccaagTGACAAAAcaacgaccggacgcgtcaggtgcGCCACGATTGGACGCACCCCAGCGTCAGGTCCTTGTTCTACTCTCTGCGTGCCGCCACATCATCAAGACTGGACTCAGCCACCGCGCATcaggtcacaaagtgacccatcGTCCGGTCAGACGACAAACAGAGCCCGAGCGCGCCTCCTTGTTTTATAAATGACCTAACTCATcgatcctgcgtccggtcactattttcCAGTGACgatcacctccttcacttcaccaacttctccacccttgctcaattgtgccaaccaccaagtgtatcaccttgtgcatgcatgttagcatattttcacaaacattttcaagggtgttagcactccactagatcctaaatgcatatgcaatgagttagagcatctagtagcactttgataaccacatttcgatacaagtctcacccctcttaatagtacggctatcgatcctaaatgtgatcacactcgctaagtgtctcgatcaccaaaccaaaaagctcctatcaagtttcacctttgccttcagctttttatttttctctttcttcttttccaagtccaagcacttgatcatcatgtccacaccatgatcacatcatgatcttcatttgcttcactacttggaatgtgccacctatcccataatcactttaataaactcggttagcaca
The sequence above is drawn from the Miscanthus floridulus cultivar M001 chromosome 15, ASM1932011v1, whole genome shotgun sequence genome and encodes:
- the LOC136507351 gene encoding uncharacterized protein, producing the protein MDDYRCWNKHGEEGVNEQDGEEGLHKTCAGGEEAPFGNEELCDDDVAEIVASPVPMVENLEEMVCDAFGFDEYTGVEFKKLKQLLEDMKTPLYTSCNERYMKLSTSLKLLQLKAAHHWTDKGFRELLEVLEDMFLEGNQIPRTTYEAKKIVCPMRLKFKKIHACKNDYILFYGDNVALAECPKCGTSRYKRRTDKGDDGEETRHRVPRKVAWYFPIIPRLKCLFAASKDARLLRWHSDGRTVDDYIWHPADGIQWWVIDFKNQTFADEPRNLWFALSTDGMNPFGVNIDMYLRPLIDDFNELWKEEGIRVYDGFRKEHFNLHAMLFTTITDIPGHHSMSRQSKGEKDCFQCLDDTETVWLNNLKKRVYVVEDTTPKVDPESTVLGKQKRSAKAKSVVKKRWKKMLILWELPYWKDIAVRHSIDLMHEKKNVCGSLLGTLMNDKWKTKDHAKARANLEELDIRPELRPDDESLRKLEKGPFFTVTTYQGYDINGYTFYTIDQDKKSVYHNSVDHVDAFDSKMQKTTYYGQIEEIWELLYPGFKVLVFRCRWVQGSQGVMKDRYGFTTVDLQQVGYRDKPFVVASQVSQVFSVRDTRNKKRQVVLPGKKQVVGLENPMDEEEFNESNEVPPLDTSILPVILASELTPYLRDGHKEDAPVAKRRRKRQVRKK